One genomic window of Sesamum indicum cultivar Zhongzhi No. 13 unplaced genomic scaffold, S_indicum_v1.0 scaffold00358, whole genome shotgun sequence includes the following:
- the LOC105180153 gene encoding translin-associated protein X isoform X2, whose protein sequence is MFKSSAIHRLCLMAPKPQRSRHFGETALLGTATKKPRTLTTDATASAADSDSNPMKDAFSKYAAYLNDLNEKRERVVKASRDVTMNSKKVIFQVHRISKNNKEEVLEKAEKDLAAVVDQYISRLVKELQGTDFWKLRRAYSPGVQEYVEAATLCNFCKTGALLNLDQINASLRPLSDPSVEPLQINVLDYLLGLADLTGELMRLAIGRISDGELEFAQKICSFVREIHRELMLIAPKMDDASDMKTKMDVMLQSVMKIENACFSVHVRGSEYIPFLGSEDTNFSLLGVPEIE, encoded by the exons ATGTTCAAATCGTCGGCCATCCACAGGCTCTGTCTCATGGCTCCTAAACCTCAACGCTCCCGCCATT TTGGAGAGACCGCGCTGCTGGGCACTGCAACCAAGAAGCCGAGAACTTTGACCACTGATGCCACTGCTAGTGCCGCTGATTCTGACTCCAATCCGATGAAGGACGCCTTCTCCAAATACGCCGCCTATCTTAATGACCTG aatgaaaagagagagagagtggtgAAAGCAAGTCGGGATGTAACTATGAATAGCAAGAAGGTCATATTTCAGGTGCATAG AATCagtaaaaacaacaaagaggAAGTTCTAGAAAAGGCAGAAAAGGATTTAGCTGCAGTGGTGGATCAATATATATCTCGTTTAGTGAAAGAGCTGCAAGGAACTGATTTTTGGAAGCTGAGACGGGCCTATTCACCTGGA GTTCAAGAATATGTTGAAGCTGCTACACTTTGTAACTTTTGCAAGACTGGGGCTCTTTTAAATCTTGATCAGATAAATGCTTCCTTGCGACCACTAAGTGACCCATCTGTTGAGCCTTTGCAGATAAATGTGCTTGACTATCTCTTGGGG CTTGCAGACTTGACTGGAGAACTGATGCGGTTGGCGATAGGTAGGATATCCGATGGTGAACTTGAATTTGCCCAGAAGATCTGCAGTTTTGTGCGTGAAATCCATAGAGAGCTGATGCTTATTGCCCCTAAAATGGATGATGCGTCAGACATGAAAACAAAGATGGATGTAATGCTCCAAAGTgtaatgaaaatagaaaacg CTTGCTTTAGTGTTCATGTCAGAGGATCAGAGTATATCCCGTTTCTTGGATCTGAAGATACCAACTTTTCGTTGTTGGGAGTGCCAGAGATTGAGTGA
- the LOC105180153 gene encoding translin-associated protein X isoform X3 — MNSKKVIFQVHRISKNNKEEVLEKAEKDLAAVVDQYISRLVKELQGTDFWKLRRAYSPGVQEYVEAATLCNFCKTGALLNLDQINASLRPLSDPSVEPLQINVLDYLLGLADLTGELMRLAIGRISDGELEFAQKICSFVREIHRELMLIAPKMDDASDMKTKMDVMLQSVMKIENACFSVHVRGSEYIPFLGSEDTNFSLLGVPEIE, encoded by the exons ATGAATAGCAAGAAGGTCATATTTCAGGTGCATAG AATCagtaaaaacaacaaagaggAAGTTCTAGAAAAGGCAGAAAAGGATTTAGCTGCAGTGGTGGATCAATATATATCTCGTTTAGTGAAAGAGCTGCAAGGAACTGATTTTTGGAAGCTGAGACGGGCCTATTCACCTGGA GTTCAAGAATATGTTGAAGCTGCTACACTTTGTAACTTTTGCAAGACTGGGGCTCTTTTAAATCTTGATCAGATAAATGCTTCCTTGCGACCACTAAGTGACCCATCTGTTGAGCCTTTGCAGATAAATGTGCTTGACTATCTCTTGGGG CTTGCAGACTTGACTGGAGAACTGATGCGGTTGGCGATAGGTAGGATATCCGATGGTGAACTTGAATTTGCCCAGAAGATCTGCAGTTTTGTGCGTGAAATCCATAGAGAGCTGATGCTTATTGCCCCTAAAATGGATGATGCGTCAGACATGAAAACAAAGATGGATGTAATGCTCCAAAGTgtaatgaaaatagaaaacg CTTGCTTTAGTGTTCATGTCAGAGGATCAGAGTATATCCCGTTTCTTGGATCTGAAGATACCAACTTTTCGTTGTTGGGAGTGCCAGAGATTGAGTGA
- the LOC105180153 gene encoding translin-associated protein X isoform X1 translates to MFKSSAIHRLCLMAPKPQRSRHFGETALLGTATKKPRTLTTDATASAADSDSNPMKDAFSKYAAYLNDLVLFLFVLINEKRERVVKASRDVTMNSKKVIFQVHRISKNNKEEVLEKAEKDLAAVVDQYISRLVKELQGTDFWKLRRAYSPGVQEYVEAATLCNFCKTGALLNLDQINASLRPLSDPSVEPLQINVLDYLLGLADLTGELMRLAIGRISDGELEFAQKICSFVREIHRELMLIAPKMDDASDMKTKMDVMLQSVMKIENACFSVHVRGSEYIPFLGSEDTNFSLLGVPEIE, encoded by the exons ATGTTCAAATCGTCGGCCATCCACAGGCTCTGTCTCATGGCTCCTAAACCTCAACGCTCCCGCCATT TTGGAGAGACCGCGCTGCTGGGCACTGCAACCAAGAAGCCGAGAACTTTGACCACTGATGCCACTGCTAGTGCCGCTGATTCTGACTCCAATCCGATGAAGGACGCCTTCTCCAAATACGCCGCCTATCTTAATGACCTGGTGCTTTTCCTTTTCGTGCTTATT aatgaaaagagagagagagtggtgAAAGCAAGTCGGGATGTAACTATGAATAGCAAGAAGGTCATATTTCAGGTGCATAG AATCagtaaaaacaacaaagaggAAGTTCTAGAAAAGGCAGAAAAGGATTTAGCTGCAGTGGTGGATCAATATATATCTCGTTTAGTGAAAGAGCTGCAAGGAACTGATTTTTGGAAGCTGAGACGGGCCTATTCACCTGGA GTTCAAGAATATGTTGAAGCTGCTACACTTTGTAACTTTTGCAAGACTGGGGCTCTTTTAAATCTTGATCAGATAAATGCTTCCTTGCGACCACTAAGTGACCCATCTGTTGAGCCTTTGCAGATAAATGTGCTTGACTATCTCTTGGGG CTTGCAGACTTGACTGGAGAACTGATGCGGTTGGCGATAGGTAGGATATCCGATGGTGAACTTGAATTTGCCCAGAAGATCTGCAGTTTTGTGCGTGAAATCCATAGAGAGCTGATGCTTATTGCCCCTAAAATGGATGATGCGTCAGACATGAAAACAAAGATGGATGTAATGCTCCAAAGTgtaatgaaaatagaaaacg CTTGCTTTAGTGTTCATGTCAGAGGATCAGAGTATATCCCGTTTCTTGGATCTGAAGATACCAACTTTTCGTTGTTGGGAGTGCCAGAGATTGAGTGA